The following nucleotide sequence is from Chitinivibrionales bacterium.
AATCGTTCCCGCATTACGGGAAAAAATCAAATCTTTCAGGGTTGTCATCCCGAACAATCGATTTAATGACACAATTCGTTATATTAACACCAGAGAACAGCCGCTCCTTGCAAAAGAATACCCGGTTGCCTTTTCCCTTTATGATACGGGATTCGACACAATCAGCGTAACAACGATAAGGGAAAACGGTGCGGCAGTGAACGAAAATTTTGTCGTTTATGCCCATTCCCCCCTTTCACAAAACACCATAACCGGATATCAGGGTCAGAAAATCGAGCTTACAACATCACCGGTTGCCGACAGCGATGTCTGGTATTACTGGATTTTTGGCGATCGCATAAAAATTATATCACCCTACTCCCGGATCGACACGATACTTCCATCAATATCACTGCCTCATGGTATAGGTTTACTCCGGGTTTCAGACGCCAAAGGAGAATACCTTTCTCCACCGGACTCTTTCAGCTATACCATTTCCGATACCGTACCCCCGGTAATCACGCCTTTACACGCTCTTGACAGCAGCAATTTAATTAAAACCGGAAATACAACATTCATACTCAGAGTAGAAATTAAGGATTCCGATCAGGGGGGGCCTTTGGCTGTTACATTTAACGGGGAATCCTATGATGATCACAACAGCTCAATGTACATAAAAACTATCCGAAATCTCGACAGCCTTACTCAGCATTTTCCTTACCAGGTTACCATTTCCGCAACCGACCGGGGAGGGAATTCCGATACCATGAAGGTAAGAATTTTTTATGATGAAAGCATCGACGCGACTGATAATATCGAGAACACCTTCTACTCGCCCTTTGAACGTGGAGAGCGGACGATGAACCGGAATAACATCGCTGTTGGTGAAATTATCAGTTATGCCGGGTCTTTGAATGTTGTTCTTAAACTTTCTGTTAATGATTCTCTTTATCCGAACCCGATTTATGTTTCGAATAAGTCGGACACTATCTGGCAATGGCCTGTTTTTCTGGATGATACGATCAATACGATCGCGTTGCATGTGTACAACAGTGCCGACTCGCTTCTTAAAGAAGAGAGCAGCACAATGATATTCGATCCTACCATGCACGACACCATCCCACCGGTAATTGCCGACATCTCCGCGGATGGTCAACCGGCCGACATGCTTTTTACCTCCAGCGGAAATGTTGCGCTTAAAATCATTGCCTTTGATAAAGGATCGGGTATGGGATCCTTTGAAGTAAATTCTACCAAGCTTATCGGCAGCAGTATCAGCTATCGCTGGGAACATACGGTTCAACTGACCCATGATAACTCAGGAAACACAATCAGTATAACTGCAACCGATAATAGGGGCAATTCTTCTGAGGAGCACATAACAATCTACCATAACAACCCACCTCTTGTTACCACACCACTTAATCCACCGTTACCCTTGCGCGCAGGAATAACCTATACCGATACATTGGGCGTTCATGATAGAGATAATGATCCCCTTACGATCACGCTCCGTGATGCTCCGGATAATTTCAGCCTCGATGGTTCGATTATTTCCTGGACGCCGTCTCTGAATGATACCGGTGAAAATGAACTTGTTTTCGATATTGAAGACTCCCTTCAGAGAATCACCTACACAACAGACATTGTTGTTGCTCCGGGGGCAAATGATCCCTGCACTCTTTCGATAACTTCAAGTCGGGGCACGATTCGTAATGATTCTTTGATTTTGCCGCAGAATTTTACCCACGATACCCTGTCGATCTTGATTCATGATAATGATCCTGCCGGTTCCGAAAAATATGACCTGATGATTAAATACGATAACAAGCTTGCGTTTCAGTCGAAAGATACGACACGATCTTGTGAACTAATTCTCGATTCGCTTCAGACTTCAGTTAATAGTATTCACCTTTCATGCAGCGATAATTCCGGTGAAACGTACAACCTCAATCTGACCATAACGTATCAGTATTCATCCCAGGAATTATTCAGGAAGCGTTTGTATATCAACACCACAGACACCGCAGGAGGTGCGGGCATTGACTCCGATGTATATAATTATCCGCTGGCCGTTTCCCTGACGGATCAAAATTATGATTTCAGTTCCGATGATGGAAATGATATCCGTTTCAGAAAGTACGACGGCACGATTCTTCCCTATCAGCTCGAGCAATACAGTGCTCACGAGAAACTGGCTGGCTTCTGGGTGCTTATTGATACAATTAAAGGAAATAATAATTCTCAGTATATCGAGATGATCTGGGGATTTCCAGATTCGACCGACAAATCGAACGGACAGCAGGTATTCGATACTTCGAACGGCTTTTTCACCGTCTATCACCTTAATGAAAATTTGTCCGGCAATACAATGTATGAAAATTCCTGTAGTGATGAGCTTAACGGTGCCGGTGCGATAACCGCAACAGGCAAAAAAGGTGTTATCGGACAGGGACAGGGATTCGATGGTGAGAATGATATAATTAATCTCGGCACTCCTGATATCCCCGGCGATGAATTAACTATCAGTTGCTGGCTTTATTCTCCCGATTTTGCTTACGGTCCATGGTATGAGAAAAGTTATGACGGCAGGATAATTTCAAAAGCCAATGGAACCGAGGATCATAATCACTGGTGGATGCTTTCCACGATCGGATCATCGGGAAATATTTATCTGCGATGCCGTCTCAAGACAGCCGGCACAACCTCTGTTCTCGAAGGCAATTCGGCCGCGCTCTCTACAAATACATGGACCTATGGCGTTATGCGATACAGTGGAAAAGAAAAAAAGCTTCAACTCTATAAATATGACGGTTCTTCCGATGACGGACTTGTTGGAGAGATGGATATAGCCGGCAATATCGAGCAAAACCATCTTATTCCCGTATGGATCGGTGCAAATCCCTTAAGTGAAAATGTAAAACCCTATAATGGTTATATCGATGAAATGCGTATAAGCCGGAAGGCGCGAAGTGCAGCATGGATAAAACT
It contains:
- a CDS encoding DUF2341 domain-containing protein, yielding MLFCSPDYNPFSDQTNASATVIRKTFGTVSDGDSVEIFHAETLIIVPALREKIKSFRVVIPNNRFNDTIRYINTREQPLLAKEYPVAFSLYDTGFDTISVTTIRENGAAVNENFVVYAHSPLSQNTITGYQGQKIELTTSPVADSDVWYYWIFGDRIKIISPYSRIDTILPSISLPHGIGLLRVSDAKGEYLSPPDSFSYTISDTVPPVITPLHALDSSNLIKTGNTTFILRVEIKDSDQGGPLAVTFNGESYDDHNSSMYIKTIRNLDSLTQHFPYQVTISATDRGGNSDTMKVRIFYDESIDATDNIENTFYSPFERGERTMNRNNIAVGEIISYAGSLNVVLKLSVNDSLYPNPIYVSNKSDTIWQWPVFLDDTINTIALHVYNSADSLLKEESSTMIFDPTMHDTIPPVIADISADGQPADMLFTSSGNVALKIIAFDKGSGMGSFEVNSTKLIGSSISYRWEHTVQLTHDNSGNTISITATDNRGNSSEEHITIYHNNPPLVTTPLNPPLPLRAGITYTDTLGVHDRDNDPLTITLRDAPDNFSLDGSIISWTPSLNDTGENELVFDIEDSLQRITYTTDIVVAPGANDPCTLSITSSRGTIRNDSLILPQNFTHDTLSILIHDNDPAGSEKYDLMIKYDNKLAFQSKDTTRSCELILDSLQTSVNSIHLSCSDNSGETYNLNLTITYQYSSQELFRKRLYINTTDTAGGAGIDSDVYNYPLAVSLTDQNYDFSSDDGNDIRFRKYDGTILPYQLEQYSAHEKLAGFWVLIDTIKGNNNSQYIEMIWGFPDSTDKSNGQQVFDTSNGFFTVYHLNENLSGNTMYENSCSDELNGAGAITATGKKGVIGQGQGFDGENDIINLGTPDIPGDELTISCWLYSPDFAYGPWYEKSYDGRIISKANGTEDHNHWWMLSTIGSSGNIYLRCRLKTAGTTSVLEGNSAALSTNTWTYGVMRYSGKEKKLQLYKYDGSSDDGLVGEMDIAGNIEQNHLIPVWIGANPLSENVKPYNGYIDEMRISRKARSAAWIKLNYEVQHSETGVVRYE